A window of Candidatus Nitrospira allomarina genomic DNA:
CAACACTCCCACATAAGATTTTTCTTCCGGCGGGCTGAGAGCTGAGAGAAAGCGTAATTGGTTGTGAGAGCATTTCTAGAAGGGAGACCACAGAACCAGATAAAATTTCAAAAAATCAAGAGATTGACCTTCATCCCGGAGTCATACTAGCGTAACACCTATGACGAAATACTGGGACAGACCGGTTTGGGAAGACTGTCCTTTTTTTGGTCTTCAGGGAAAAGGAGGAAATGATGAAAAAAGTAGCTGTGATTCTTTCAGGTTGTGGGTTTTTAGATGGAGCGGAAATTACCGAAGCCATTAGCACGCTCATTGCCATCGGCCAAAACGGAGCGGCCTATGAGGTGTTTGCCCCGAATAAAGAGGTTGCGGAAACGAATCACCTCACTCAAAAACCCACCGGACAGAAACGAAATGTCTTGCAGGAGGCCGCACGTATTGCTCGCGGCGAGATTCAGCCATTAGAACAACTCAAGGCGAAGGATTTCGACGCTTTGGCCTTTCCAGGTGGTTTTGGAGCCGCGTTGCATCTTTGTGATTTTGGAGAAAAGGGGAGCGGTGGGAACATAGATCCACAGGTGGCCAGAATCGTGAAAGAATTTAGTGAGAGCCATAAACCTATCGCGGCCATTTGTATCGCGCCGGCTATCATGGCATTGGCTTTGGGAAAAAAAGGCGTCAATGTGACCATTGGAGAAGACGCCGGAACCGCGTCTGAGTTAGAAAAAACCGGTGCCAAACATCAGAATTGCGCGGTGGAACAATATGTCGTGGATCACAGTAATAAAGTCATCACCACGCCTGCCTATATGTATGGATCAGCCAGGCCCCACCAGATTTTCGCCGGTGTCAGTGGGGCGATTGCGGAATTGATTAAGATGGCCTGACGGCAGGGGTCGAGTCCAGATAAACAGTAAAACTCCGCTCCCAATGCAGACCAGAAAAATTGTCAAGAAAGCCGAAAAATGAAAAATCAGGAGGGAGCATCCGAAAAGTCCAAGCATGAAAACCGTTGCCGTGACTTTCGTGTTCTGATTGATACTGCCTTCATGGTGCCAATTTTGTATCATCGGGCCCAACAGGGGTTGACTGAGCAGCCATGAATTGATGCGAGGAGAACTTTTGGAGAAGCACGAGGCGGCAAGCAGGACAAATGGCATGGTGGGCAGGAGTGGAAAAAATAACCCCAAAATCCCGAGAGCAAGACTGACCCACCCTATAACCAGCAGAATAAGTCGTACGGGCCAGGCTGGCATGCTTATGAATCCTAATGGGAATGAGTCATGACTGGCGAAATTTTTTGGTGATTCATTGTGAATGTTATCGGCCTCATTACGCGAAAAATTGACAGATGCATTTGGGATGAACGTGA
This region includes:
- the elbB gene encoding isoprenoid biosynthesis glyoxalase ElbB, whose product is MMKKVAVILSGCGFLDGAEITEAISTLIAIGQNGAAYEVFAPNKEVAETNHLTQKPTGQKRNVLQEAARIARGEIQPLEQLKAKDFDALAFPGGFGAALHLCDFGEKGSGGNIDPQVARIVKEFSESHKPIAAICIAPAIMALALGKKGVNVTIGEDAGTASELEKTGAKHQNCAVEQYVVDHSNKVITTPAYMYGSARPHQIFAGVSGAIAELIKMA
- a CDS encoding YbaN family protein, whose product is MPAWPVRLILLVIGWVSLALGILGLFFPLLPTMPFVLLAASCFSKSSPRINSWLLSQPLLGPMIQNWHHEGSINQNTKVTATVFMLGLFGCSLLIFHFSAFLTIFLVCIGSGVLLFIWTRPLPSGHLNQFRNRPTDTGENLVGPG